One segment of Microbacterium arborescens DNA contains the following:
- a CDS encoding glycosyltransferase, whose product MTPDAVAVVVPVHDEADLLDRCLAALTTALEHTGQTHPGVRIAPIVVLDACTDASEVIARSWPVRTLRIDARCVGTARRAGVAEALDELGDVPPARTWIATTDGDSVVPPNWLSHQLDLHAAGAEVVLGTVRPDFADLTARHADHWIATHHPGNPAGNVHGANLGLSGEVYLAAGGFADLDEHEDVKLVRGARAVGARVVATDHNEVVTSGRFDGRTPGGYAAFVRATHARLSDRHDVSGVRTIAAPQHE is encoded by the coding sequence GTGACCCCGGATGCGGTGGCGGTCGTCGTGCCGGTGCATGACGAAGCCGACCTCCTCGATCGCTGCCTCGCGGCGCTGACCACGGCGCTCGAACACACCGGGCAGACGCATCCGGGCGTCCGGATCGCGCCCATCGTCGTTCTCGACGCCTGCACGGACGCCTCCGAGGTCATCGCCCGTTCCTGGCCCGTGCGCACCCTGCGCATCGACGCGCGCTGCGTCGGCACAGCTCGGCGTGCGGGGGTCGCCGAGGCGCTCGACGAGCTCGGCGACGTCCCGCCGGCGCGCACCTGGATCGCCACGACCGACGGCGACTCCGTCGTCCCGCCCAACTGGCTCAGCCACCAGCTCGACCTCCACGCGGCCGGCGCCGAGGTGGTCCTGGGCACGGTGCGCCCGGATTTCGCCGACCTCACGGCGCGGCACGCCGACCACTGGATCGCGACGCACCACCCCGGCAACCCGGCCGGCAACGTGCACGGCGCGAACTTGGGCCTGAGTGGCGAGGTGTACCTCGCGGCGGGCGGGTTCGCCGACCTCGACGAGCACGAGGATGTCAAACTCGTGCGCGGGGCACGTGCGGTCGGCGCCCGCGTGGTGGCAACGGATCACAACGAAGTCGTCACCTCCGGCAGGTTCGACGGCCGCACACCCGGCGGGTACGCCGCCTTCGTCCGGGCCACCCACGCGCGGCTCTCAGATCGCCACGACGTCAGCGGCGTCCGGACGATCGCCGCGCCGCAGCACGAATGA
- a CDS encoding helix-turn-helix domain-containing protein, with protein MNETYGTGCHKGDVGRFLATARRAAGLTQKELAASVFVTESAVSKWERGLSYPDLATLGPLAQALGVTEGELVSASADDRGRLDAHQARVHRRWRAALLRTTIGAYAVALVATFVTNLAVEHTLSWFWIVASAVALAFSLTTLPLLVTGRRGWTTFAAALVSLGLLLASVEALTSAGFLGVTGAAILFAAVVVWGPLALRSFGSGWLRAHSAAVAVVIDAVGLTLMLAVILGAVGQDRAFVEIALPLVAGGFGLALLIVLVIRYLPLRGLQRAAIVCLVAGVVAVVAGPLVDGLLGHAPVVLGPVDLTTWSDATINGNVTALIAGACVLTAMVLGVLSFVLRRGDRPDAADVVAI; from the coding sequence GTGAATGAAACGTACGGGACCGGATGCCACAAGGGCGACGTCGGTCGCTTCCTCGCCACCGCTCGGCGCGCCGCCGGGCTCACGCAGAAGGAGCTCGCCGCGAGCGTCTTCGTGACCGAGTCGGCGGTGTCGAAGTGGGAGCGCGGGCTGTCGTACCCCGACCTCGCGACTCTCGGTCCGCTCGCGCAAGCGCTGGGGGTGACCGAGGGTGAGCTCGTCAGCGCCAGTGCGGACGACCGTGGCCGGCTCGACGCGCACCAGGCTCGCGTGCACCGCCGGTGGCGGGCCGCCCTGCTGCGGACCACGATCGGCGCGTACGCGGTCGCGCTGGTCGCGACCTTCGTGACCAACCTCGCGGTCGAGCACACGCTGTCGTGGTTCTGGATCGTCGCCTCGGCGGTCGCTCTGGCGTTCTCGCTGACCACGCTGCCGCTGCTGGTGACGGGTCGGCGCGGCTGGACGACCTTCGCCGCGGCGCTGGTGTCGCTCGGCCTGCTGCTCGCGTCCGTCGAGGCGCTGACCTCGGCAGGGTTCCTCGGCGTCACCGGTGCCGCGATCCTGTTCGCGGCGGTCGTGGTCTGGGGGCCGCTCGCGTTGCGATCGTTCGGATCGGGATGGCTGCGCGCACACAGCGCCGCAGTCGCTGTCGTGATCGATGCGGTGGGGCTGACGCTGATGCTCGCCGTGATCCTCGGGGCGGTGGGCCAGGACCGCGCGTTCGTCGAGATCGCACTGCCCCTCGTCGCCGGAGGCTTCGGTCTGGCCCTGCTGATCGTTCTGGTGATCCGCTACCTTCCGCTGCGCGGGCTGCAGCGGGCCGCCATCGTGTGCCTGGTCGCGGGTGTCGTCGCGGTCGTCGCCGGGCCGCTCGTCGACGGGCTTCTGGGGCACGCCCCGGTCGTGCTGGGTCCGGTCGATCTGACGACGTGGTCGGACGCGACGATCAACGGCAACGTGACGGCGCTGATCGCGGGGGCGTGCGTGCTCACGGCCATGGTTCTGGGGGTGTTGTCATTCGTGCTGCGGCGCGGCGATCGTCCGGACGCCGCTGACGTCGTGGCGATCTGA
- a CDS encoding acyl-CoA thioesterase has protein sequence MSDQTSSEWPWSEGGINFHTRKWVRPEDLNANGTLFGGSLLRWIDEEAAIYAIIQLGNYRVVTKLISEINFESSALQGDLIEMGLTATHFGRTSLTMRAVVRNMITRKRILSIERLVFVSVDENGQPIPHGYSAITYDRDRMPHEHPKTDSVRLP, from the coding sequence GTGAGCGATCAGACGAGTTCCGAATGGCCCTGGTCGGAGGGCGGCATCAACTTCCACACGCGCAAGTGGGTGCGACCGGAAGACCTCAACGCCAACGGCACGCTCTTCGGCGGCAGTCTGCTGCGCTGGATCGACGAAGAGGCCGCGATCTACGCGATCATCCAACTCGGCAACTACCGCGTCGTGACGAAGCTGATCTCCGAGATCAATTTCGAGTCGTCGGCGCTGCAGGGCGACCTCATCGAGATGGGGCTGACCGCGACCCACTTCGGTCGCACCTCGCTGACGATGCGCGCGGTGGTGCGCAACATGATCACGCGCAAGCGCATCCTCTCGATCGAGCGTCTCGTCTTCGTGAGCGTCGATGAGAACGGCCAGCCGATCCCGCACGGCTACTCCGCCATCACGTACGACCGCGACCGGATGCCGCACGAGCACCCCAAGACGGACTCGGTGCGCCTGCCCTGA
- a CDS encoding three-helix bundle dimerization domain-containing protein: MDKPAKDFDAHEVTEEVAERVKKRMPDVDDDLIRREAAASVESHADARVTDFIGIIAERETRERLAGIAEEASSESD; this comes from the coding sequence ATGGACAAGCCTGCGAAAGACTTCGACGCTCACGAGGTGACGGAGGAGGTCGCCGAACGAGTCAAGAAGCGGATGCCGGATGTCGACGACGATCTCATCCGCCGCGAAGCCGCAGCATCGGTCGAGAGCCACGCCGACGCCCGCGTCACCGACTTCATCGGCATCATCGCCGAACGCGAGACCCGCGAGCGCCTCGCCGGCATCGCCGAGGAGGCATCCAGCGAATCCGATTGA
- a CDS encoding L-ribulose-5-phosphate 4-epimerase: MEHEAVVRVRAEVASLHAELVRYGLVVWTGGNVSGRVRLGGDPADDLMVIKPSGVSYDELAPENMIVCDLDGRVVPGTPGADRSPSSDTAAHAYVYRNMPEVGGVVHTHSTYAVAWAARGEEIPCVITAMADEFGGPIPVGPFAIIGDDSIGRGIVDTLRGHRSRAVLMQNHGPFTIGSSAKDAVKAAVMVEDVARTVHIARQAGEVIPIPQDAIDALYDRYQNVYGQTTDDRR; this comes from the coding sequence ATGGAACACGAAGCGGTGGTGCGGGTTCGGGCCGAGGTGGCGTCGTTGCACGCGGAGCTGGTGCGTTACGGGCTGGTCGTGTGGACCGGCGGGAACGTGTCGGGCCGGGTGCGCCTGGGTGGAGATCCCGCCGATGACCTCATGGTGATCAAGCCGTCGGGGGTGTCGTATGACGAGTTGGCTCCGGAGAACATGATCGTGTGTGATCTGGATGGCCGTGTGGTGCCGGGTACGCCGGGTGCTGATCGGTCGCCGTCGAGCGATACGGCGGCGCATGCGTATGTGTATCGGAACATGCCCGAGGTGGGTGGTGTGGTGCACACGCATTCGACGTATGCGGTGGCGTGGGCGGCGCGGGGTGAGGAGATCCCGTGTGTGATCACGGCGATGGCTGATGAGTTCGGGGGGCCGATCCCGGTGGGGCCGTTCGCGATCATCGGTGATGACTCGATCGGTCGGGGGATCGTGGACACGCTTCGGGGGCATCGTTCTCGGGCGGTGTTGATGCAGAATCATGGCCCGTTCACGATCGGGTCGAGTGCGAAGGATGCGGTCAAGGCTGCGGTGATGGTGGAGGACGTGGCTCGCACGGTCCATATCGCCCGGCAGGCGGGTGAGGTGATCCCGATCCCGCAGGACGCGATCGATGCGTTGTACGACCGGTATCAGAACGTTTACGGACAGACCACCGACGACCGCCGGTAG
- a CDS encoding VanZ family protein, producing MGDNVFLGAVAIGIGALVGVVLFVPFVAIQYRRTGHLTAGQLLLWGAALVYFFAIWTYTLLPLPDPASMRCAGVNLNPFEFVDDIRGAVRRAGGSPRAFLSDSVFLQLALNVLLFLPLGFFVRVLARRGILVAVAAGLGISLIVELTQLTGVWGVYPCAYRVFDVDDLLTNTVGAVVGSVLALLVPRRPLSDEPDAPRPVTRGRRILAMVCDLLSYSLVGIVVSVGIQAALVFTGNRDVAVETNVGGDIGALAALVVVGGCVLLSGRTIGDLTVRLRYAGGPAPAAVTRLARLIGGIGGYALIDQLPGGGGLFSFAFVATAAVLTLTTRTGRGLPGLLGRQELRDSREPGSAHSREHRRRGGPAGRGDITRTGDARPR from the coding sequence ATGGGCGACAACGTGTTCCTCGGCGCGGTGGCGATCGGTATCGGCGCGCTCGTCGGCGTCGTGCTCTTCGTGCCGTTCGTCGCGATCCAGTACCGGCGCACGGGCCACCTCACCGCGGGACAGCTCCTGCTGTGGGGCGCGGCGCTGGTCTACTTCTTCGCGATCTGGACGTACACGCTCCTGCCGCTTCCCGACCCCGCAAGCATGCGCTGCGCGGGCGTCAACCTCAACCCGTTCGAGTTCGTCGACGACATCCGCGGGGCCGTCCGCCGCGCCGGGGGCAGCCCCCGCGCATTCCTCTCCGATTCCGTCTTCCTGCAGCTCGCCCTCAATGTGCTGCTCTTCCTGCCGCTCGGCTTCTTCGTCCGGGTGCTCGCCCGCCGCGGCATCCTCGTCGCCGTCGCCGCCGGCCTGGGCATCTCGCTCATCGTCGAGCTCACGCAGCTGACCGGGGTCTGGGGCGTCTACCCGTGCGCCTACCGCGTCTTCGACGTCGACGACCTGCTCACCAACACCGTCGGCGCGGTCGTCGGCTCGGTCCTCGCCCTCCTCGTGCCGCGCCGTCCGCTCTCGGATGAGCCCGACGCCCCACGGCCCGTGACCCGGGGCCGCCGGATCCTGGCGATGGTGTGCGACCTGCTGTCCTACTCGCTCGTCGGCATCGTCGTCAGCGTCGGCATCCAAGCGGCCCTGGTGTTCACGGGCAACCGTGACGTCGCGGTCGAGACCAACGTCGGCGGCGACATCGGCGCCCTCGCCGCACTCGTGGTGGTGGGCGGATGCGTCCTGCTGTCGGGCCGCACGATCGGCGACCTGACCGTTCGCCTCCGCTACGCCGGCGGCCCGGCCCCGGCCGCGGTGACACGGCTGGCCCGTCTCATCGGCGGGATCGGCGGGTACGCCCTGATCGACCAGCTGCCGGGAGGCGGCGGCCTGTTCTCCTTCGCCTTCGTCGCGACGGCGGCCGTCCTGACGCTCACGACCCGCACCGGCCGCGGGCTTCCCGGACTCCTCGGCCGTCAGGAGCTGCGCGACAGCCGCGAGCCCGGCAGTGCACACAGCCGTGAACATCGCCGCCGGGGTGGTCCCGCAGGACGAGGCGATATCACCCGCACGGGGGACGCGCGCCCGCGCTGA
- a CDS encoding VOC family protein, translating into MTNHDTPSYDAFEISPVPAPGPDAVAPEPYRGIYGMPAFVTIPTPDLAASTRFWTAGLGFFELFTIPGTLVHLRRWAFQDVLLVAADPASRPAFEPPALSYSYACVLSELEGIADDCRTLAPGAVGELHDTAWNSREVEIITPENARIVVTAAKPYEAGSAAARSLAAIGITPAQEQP; encoded by the coding sequence ATGACCAATCACGACACCCCGTCCTACGACGCTTTCGAGATCAGTCCCGTTCCCGCGCCCGGACCGGATGCCGTCGCCCCCGAGCCCTACCGCGGCATCTACGGGATGCCGGCGTTCGTCACGATCCCCACGCCCGACCTCGCGGCCTCGACGCGGTTCTGGACCGCCGGCCTCGGATTCTTCGAGCTCTTCACGATTCCCGGGACACTCGTGCACCTGCGGCGCTGGGCTTTCCAGGACGTCCTCCTCGTCGCTGCCGATCCGGCCTCGCGACCCGCGTTCGAACCGCCCGCGCTGAGCTACAGCTACGCCTGCGTCCTCAGCGAGCTCGAGGGCATCGCCGACGATTGCCGAACCCTGGCGCCCGGCGCGGTCGGCGAGCTGCACGACACCGCGTGGAACAGCCGTGAGGTCGAGATCATCACCCCGGAGAACGCGCGTATCGTCGTCACCGCGGCAAAACCGTACGAGGCCGGCAGCGCGGCCGCCCGCTCCCTCGCCGCCATCGGCATCACGCCCGCGCAGGAGCAACCATGA
- a CDS encoding MerR family transcriptional regulator produces the protein MSHGMNDTGDIDTRTENNNTDIRNNKNGVTVGRAASDLGITVRTLHHWDETGLASPSLRTDAGYRLYTADDIARLQRIVVYREVGLGLDRIREILDEPGRDTSAALREQREEVSRSLARLEVLRSGLDRMIEAHERGVLLTAEEQLSIFGPDWNPDWPALARRRYGDTPQWKQYAERAATRSPDQWRAITATMTALDADLAAAAAAGIEPGSPEADALVERHRALVSEYFPVSRSMQVCLGRMYEADAAFAAHYDRLHPGLASWLRRGIDESARAHGIDPDTAVWE, from the coding sequence ATGAGTCATGGCATGAACGACACCGGCGACATCGACACCAGGACCGAGAACAACAACACCGACATCAGAAACAACAAGAACGGTGTGACGGTGGGGCGTGCGGCATCCGATCTCGGGATCACGGTGCGCACCCTGCATCACTGGGACGAGACCGGCCTCGCGTCGCCGTCGCTGCGCACCGATGCGGGTTACCGGCTGTACACCGCCGACGACATCGCTCGTCTACAGCGGATCGTGGTGTACCGGGAGGTCGGGCTGGGTCTCGACCGGATCCGCGAGATCCTCGACGAGCCCGGACGCGACACATCCGCGGCGCTGCGCGAGCAACGCGAGGAGGTGTCGCGCTCGCTCGCGCGACTCGAGGTGCTCCGCTCCGGCCTCGACCGCATGATCGAAGCGCACGAGCGCGGCGTGCTGCTCACTGCCGAAGAGCAGCTGTCGATCTTCGGCCCGGACTGGAATCCCGACTGGCCCGCCCTCGCCCGGCGCCGCTACGGCGACACACCGCAGTGGAAGCAGTACGCGGAGCGTGCCGCGACCCGCAGCCCCGATCAGTGGCGGGCGATCACCGCGACGATGACCGCGCTCGACGCCGACCTCGCGGCCGCGGCCGCCGCCGGGATCGAGCCCGGCAGCCCGGAGGCGGACGCACTAGTCGAACGCCACCGCGCGCTGGTCAGCGAGTACTTCCCGGTGAGCCGGTCGATGCAGGTCTGCCTCGGCCGGATGTACGAAGCGGATGCCGCGTTCGCCGCCCACTACGACCGTCTCCACCCGGGCCTCGCCTCGTGGCTGCGTCGCGGCATCGACGAGAGCGCCCGCGCGCACGGCATCGATCCCGACACCGCGGTGTGGGAGTAA
- a CDS encoding alpha/beta fold hydrolase produces the protein MEPADIDVETVEFDGVRTRVTRVKTASSADSERAFVLIAGIGVAATYFDLLAPTLAQKAQVYALDLPGFAGQRAPRDEPSVSFFADQVEAVLDRFDLDDPVLLGHSFGTQIVTEVLARRPGIRRAVLIGPVVNDRERSVVLQAIRFAQSSLFEPFRLVMLAISAYLLCGFAYFMRVLPHMMRYPLRDRLADVSAQVLLIRGARDFSSPRSFHSSLVAVARDAWRWEIHGAAHSVINGNAIGVAKLMDAFVAGDLPRRGQMSQEEARVPRPAYGGVALMWRATRYRVQEWFSAREGDEVGVEHAKESHAAVMWRAFTGGRR, from the coding sequence CGATTCGGAGCGCGCCTTCGTCCTGATCGCGGGCATCGGCGTGGCCGCGACGTACTTCGACCTGCTCGCCCCGACGCTCGCGCAGAAGGCGCAGGTCTACGCTCTCGACCTCCCCGGTTTCGCGGGCCAGCGCGCGCCGCGCGACGAGCCCTCCGTGTCGTTCTTCGCCGACCAGGTCGAGGCCGTGCTCGACCGTTTCGACCTCGACGACCCCGTGCTGCTGGGGCACTCGTTCGGCACGCAGATCGTGACCGAGGTGCTCGCGCGGCGCCCCGGCATCCGTCGCGCCGTCCTCATCGGACCCGTCGTGAACGACCGAGAGCGTTCGGTGGTGCTGCAGGCGATCCGCTTCGCGCAGTCGTCGCTGTTCGAGCCGTTCCGTCTGGTGATGCTGGCAATCAGCGCCTACCTGCTGTGCGGGTTCGCGTACTTCATGCGGGTGCTGCCGCACATGATGCGCTATCCGCTTCGGGACCGGCTGGCGGATGTGTCGGCGCAGGTGCTGCTGATCCGCGGGGCGCGAGATTTCTCGTCTCCGCGCTCCTTCCACTCGTCGCTCGTCGCGGTGGCCCGCGATGCCTGGCGGTGGGAGATCCACGGCGCCGCGCACTCGGTCATCAACGGCAACGCGATCGGGGTGGCGAAGCTCATGGACGCGTTCGTCGCGGGCGACCTGCCCCGACGCGGCCAGATGTCGCAGGAGGAGGCGCGCGTGCCTCGGCCCGCCTACGGCGGCGTCGCCCTGATGTGGCGCGCGACGCGCTACCGCGTGCAGGAGTGGTTCAGCGCGCGAGAGGGCGACGAGGTCGGCGTCGAGCACGCGAAGGAGTCGCACGCCGCCGTCATGTGGCGAGCGTTCACCGGCGGGCGTCGCTGA